A genomic window from Vitis riparia cultivar Riparia Gloire de Montpellier isolate 1030 chromosome 16, EGFV_Vit.rip_1.0, whole genome shotgun sequence includes:
- the LOC117933889 gene encoding transcription factor MYB10-like, whose translation MDLPWPDIAKLTELDRSGKSCRERWKYHLDPDVKIENFSQEEDDSIVCFQSLYGNSWSSIAAHLAGRTDNDVKNRWHNHLKKKQLGRSTRDQPHTTQLFHLNHNIDPNASSSSIPTLVSASQEIANPWSTSLPSDDGLLFRVMM comes from the exons ATGGATCTACCTTGGCCAGATATCGCAAAGCTGACAGAACTGGACAGAAGTGGCAAAAGTTGCAGGGAGAGGTGGAAGTACCACCTGGATCCTGATGTCAAGATAGAGAATTTCTCCCAAGAGGAAGACGATTCCATCGTCTGCTTCCAGTCGCTCTATGGGAATAG CTGGTCTAGTATTGCGGCTCATTTAGCTGGGAGAACCGATAATGATGTGAAGAACCGTTGGCACAACCATTTGAAGAAGAAGCAGCTTGGGAGAAGTACCAGGGATCAGCCACATACCACACAACtctttcatctcaaccacaataTCGATCCAAATGCAAGCTCAAGCTCGATTCCTACACTGGTTTCAGCCTCACAAGAAATCGCCAATCCTTGGTCCACTTCTCTTCCGAGTGATGATGGACTTCTCTTCCGAGTGATGATGTGA
- the LOC117933890 gene encoding uncharacterized protein LOC117933890, whose translation MDAVLQIFKRSICPGTTFFESLAKKPPATMDDLFLRANKYSMLEDDVRAATQQVLVAGQLSKGSTERSAKLLDRPRPSDRRQEGPSRPEMPTLTPLSITYEKLLPMIQGMSDFRWPRPLGSDPSRRDHNKKCAYHKEHGHTTETCRSLQYLVERLIKAGHLRQCLRSDTGDRDAPRNHNSGTPVAPAAPKAVINYINGGPLDEEFNSKRKRQKLLLEAMVRERVNSIRPGITGGGGGPRPIDGTIIFPPVDPTRILWPHRDALILSLGMGKFDIRRILIDPGSSADLVQASVISHMGHNLVGLENPGRILSGFNYFLRRHYAASSSWPSHSQRSVFGGTRFITLQRYLGTHMTALHESHPLHVSSDGKLSYRGWANQPVRQPVSRSPMLPDSKRSRDHLGE comes from the coding sequence ATGGACGCTGTCCTACAGATCTTCAAGCGAAGTATTTGTCCAGGCACGACATTTTTTGAGTCACTCGCTAAGAAGCCTCCTGCGACGATGGACGACTTGTTTCTACGTGCGAACAAATACTCAATGCTCGAAGATGACGTGCGGGCAGCTACCCAGCAAGTCTTGGTTGCCGGACAGCTGTCCAAGGGTAGTACAGAAAGAAGTGCCAAACTTCTGGACAGGCCAAGGCCATCCGATCGAAGGCAGGAAGGTCCAAGTCGCCCGGAAATGCCAACCCTCACACCTCTTTCCATAACTTATGAGAAACTTCTCCCTATGATCCAAGGCATGTCCGATTTCAGGTGGCCTAGACCCCTTGGATCGGACCCATCCAGAAGGGATCATAACAAAAAATGCGCCTACCACAAGGAGCATGGCCACACAACGGAGACATGCAGAAGCCTCCAGTATTTGGTGGAAAGGCTTATAAAGGCAGGACATTTGAGGCAATGCCTCCGCTCAGATACCGGAGATAGAGACGCCCCCCGGAATCACAACTCTGGAACCCCCGTGGCTCCAGCCGCACCCAAAGCCGTCATAAACTACATTAACGGAGGCCCATTGGATGAGGAGTTCAACTCCAAACGAAAAAGACAGAAATTATTGCTGGAGGCAATGGTGCGTGAGCGTGTCAACTCCATCCGGCCTGGGATAactgggggggggggggggcctCGCCCCATAGACGGAACAATAATTTTCCCACCAGTAGACCCCACTCGGATATTGTGGCCGCACCGTGATGCCCTCATTTTATCCTTAGGAATGGGCAAGTTTGACATAAGACGCATCTTAATTGACCCAGGTAGCTCAGCCGATCTAGTGCAAGCATCGGTCATAAGCCACATGGGACACAATTTAGTTGGTCTCGAAAACCCTGGAAGGATCTTGTCCGGATTCAACTATTTCCTTAGGAGACATTATGCTGCCAGTTCAAGCTGGCCCAGTCACTCTCAACGTTCAGTTTTCGGTGGTACAAGATTTATCACCCTTCAACGTTATCTTGGGACGCACATGACTGCACTGCATGAAAGCCATCCCCTCCACGTATCATCAGATGGTAAGCTTTCTTACCGAGGATGGGCAAATCAACCTGTACGGCAGCCAGTTAGCCGCTCGCCAATGCTACCAGATAGCAAGAGAAGCAGGGACCACTTAGGAGAATGA
- the LOC117933891 gene encoding uncharacterized protein LOC117933891 translates to MYARLGPQTSHKNRPHATVLPEVRSEPSSSPTLQGYTARPPVGRSGKNPLHTAAPGFISRRLDDILSTPFSSRIIRYEPPRGFIVPKFSTYDGSNDPFDHVMHYCQLMTLDIGNDMLLCKVFPASLQGQALSWFHRLPVNSIDNFRDLSKVFVGQYLCSARHKQNISTLQNLKMQENETLREFVKRFGQAVLQVESYSMDAILQIFKRSISSGTTFFESLAKKPPTTMDELFRRASKYSMLEDDIHATTQQVLVTGQTAKSEVTKNFKAPNHPGSSSRGQEERRPSSVRTPLTISYEKLLPIIRNLPGFKWLVPIRSNPSERDRNKRCDYHKDHGHTTKMCISLRCMVEDLLKAGHLKQYIRTAPKGEQSSHSRGPHTPAAPIRAMINYIYGGLLDDEYNSKRKRQRLLRAATVLEHVNSIRSGLANGSIHPIDGTIVFPALDSARVLQPHQDAIILAIGVGNYDVKRTLIDPGSFADLLQVAVIKRMGFEPSSLENPGRTLSGFNGSSTTSLGDIILPIYAGPVILNILFSVVEDLSHFNAILGRTWLHGMKAIPSTYYHQRVSFITQDGQINLYRSQLAARQCYQIAREAGPSTNCEHPSKEASTSDQ, encoded by the coding sequence ATGTATGCGCGTCTAGGACCTCAAACATCTCACAAAAACAGGCCTCACGCCACCGTATTGCCAGAGGTACGCTCCGAGCCCTCGAGCTCGCCTACTTTACAGGGATATACCGCCCGCCCCCCAGTGGGGCGGAGTGGTAAAAATCCCTTGCACACAGCCGCTCCAGGCTTTATAAGCAGGCGTCTGGATGACATACTCTCCACGCCTTTCAGCTCGCGTATTATTAGATATGAGCCCCCTCGAGGGTTCATCGTCCCGAAATTCTCCACATATGACGGGTCTAACGATCCCTTTGATCACGTAATGCATTATTGCCAActcatgacccttgacataGGGAACGATATGCTATTGTGCAAGGTTTTCCCAGCCAGCCTACAAGGCCAGGCTCTATCGTGGTTTCACCGACTGCCCGTGAACTCGATTGACAATTTTCGGGATTTGTCCAAGGTCTTCGTGGGGCAATATTTATGCTCAGCCAGACATAAGCAGAATATCAGCACCTTGCAGAATCTCAAAATGCAAGAAAACGAAACTTTGAGAGAGTTCGTGAAGCGCTTCGGACAAGCTGTCCTTCAAGTCGAATCATACAGCATGGATgcaattcttcaaatttttaagCGGAGCATAAGCTCAGGAACCACCTTCTTCGAGTCTCTCGCCAAAAAGCCTCCTACAACCATGGACGAATTATTCCGACGAGCAAGTAAATACTCCATGCTAGAAGATGACATCCACGCCACTACACAGCAGGTCCTGGTAACTGGCCAGACTGCTAAAAGTGAAGTCACCAAAAACTTCAAAGCGCCCAACCATCCTGGGTCATCCAGCAGGGGGCAAGAGGAGCGGCGCCCATCATCCGTTCGAACACCTCTCACCATATCGTATGAGAAACTGCTTCCTATAATCCGCAATCTACCTGGATTCAAATGGCTAGTACCAATAAGATCGAACCCCTCAGAAAGGGATCGTAACAAAAGATGCGATTATCATAAAGATCATGGGCACACAACTAAAATGTGCATAAGCCTCCGTTGCATGGTAGAGGATCTCTTAAAGGCAGGACACTTGAAGCAGTACATCCGAACAGCGCCTAAAGGTGAACAATCTTCCCATAGTCGAGGCCCACACACCCCAGCAGCTCCTATTAGAGCAATGATCAACTATATATATGGAGGACTCTTGGATGACGAGTACAATTCCAAAAGGAAAAGGCAAAGACTGCTGCGAGCAGCTACAGTTCTAGAACACGTGAATTCCATCCGGTCGGGATTAGCCAACGGGAGCATCCATCCCATAGATGGAACCATTGTTTTCCCCGCTCTAGATTCAGCCCGAGTGTTGCAACCACACCAAGACGCTATCATCCTAGCAATAGGGGTGGGAAACTACGACGTAAAAAGAACCTTGATCGACCCAGGCAGCTTCGCGGACCTATTACAGGTGGCGGTCATCAAGCGAATGGGTTTTGAACCCTCTAGCCTGGAAAATCCCGGAAGGACCCTGTCCGGGTTCAATGGCTCATCCACAACCTCACTTGGGGATATAATACTGCCGATTTATGCCGGGCCTGTTATCCTAAACATTCTATTTTCTGTGGTTGAGGATTTATCCCATTTTAATGCCATATTGGGACGTACATGGTTACATGGAATGAAAGCCATTCCGTCCACATATTATCATCAACGGGTCAGCTTCATCACCCAAGATGGGCAAATTAACCTTTACAGAAGCCAGCTTGCCGCTCGACAATGTTATCAAATCGCTCGTGAGGCTGGACCCAGTACCAACTGCGAGCATCCCTCCAAAGAAGCGAGTACTTCCGACCAATAG
- the LOC117933893 gene encoding uncharacterized protein LOC117933893, giving the protein MKLNPAKCAFRVSSGKFLGFMVTQRGIEVNPDQVKAIANMLVPTNKKQLQRLTSKLIALGRFIARFTDKMKPFFLALKDINKSGWTSNCQRAFEEIKRYLSQPPILSSPQPGKRLYMYLVVTDWAVSAVLLRSLSPRDQRPVYFISKALADAETRYSRMEQTALVLRTAAQKLRPYFQAHPITVLTNQPLRNILHKPDITGRMLQWAIELSEYGIGYQPRLSLKGQVMADFIAELPEVRAPDEESTPGDWWSLYVDGASRSSGSGVGLLLKAPTGERLEQSIRLDFPASNNEAEYEVILSGLNLATTLNASKVKIHSDSQLVVGQILKEYETKDERMAKYSLRVQESLNRLEEWIIEKIPRGDNVQADALAGIAASFPVKESTMLPVYLQITPTIAEPNVYNISPKEDDWVVDIRIYLQMGAVPENPKHAHKIQIQASRFTLIGDDLYRRSFGGPYLRCLVQPEIQYVLSELHEGICGNHSGSRTLAHREHS; this is encoded by the coding sequence ATGAAGCTTAACCCAGCCAAATGCGCGTTCAGAGTGAGCTCGGGAAAGTTTCTGGGATTTATGGTTACCCAGAGAGGAATCGAAGTCAATCCAGATCAGGTGAAAGCAATCGCTAACATGCTTGTACCAACAAACAAGAAGCAGTTACAACGTCTCACTAGCAAACTCATCGCCCTCGGACGATTCATAGCTCGATTCACAGACAAGATGAAGCCTTTCTTCCTGGCACTCAAAGATATCAATAAATCCGGATGGACGTCAAACTGCCAAAGAGCATTTGAGGAAATCAAGCGGTATCTTTCTCAACCTCCCATCCTAAGCAGCCCGCAACCTGGGAAGAGACTATACATGTATTTGGTAGTTACCGATTGGGCTGTTAGCGCGGTCCTGCTCCGCTCTTTGTCGCCCCGAGATCAAAGACCCGTATATTTTATCAGCAAAGCGCTCGCCGATGCAGAAACAAGATATTCGAGGATGGAACAAACTGCCCTGGTGTTGCGTACGGCCGCTCAGAAGCTGCGTCCCTATTTCCAAGCTCACCCTATAACCGTGCTTACCAATCAACCTCTCAGGAATATTCTACATAAACCAGACATAACGGGCAGAATGCTACAATGGGCAATAGAGTTGAGTGAATATGGGATAGGTTATCAACCTAGGTTATCCCTGAAGGGACAAGTCATGGCAGACTTTATAGCAGAATTGCCTGAAGTGCGTGCCCCGGATGAAGAATCAACACCGGGTGATTGGTGGTCTCTGTATGTTGATGGTGCTTCCCGCTCATCCGGATCAGGGGTTGGACTCCTCCTCAAAGCGCCAACCGGGGAACGACTGGAGCAATCCATCCGTCTGGATTTTCCCGCTTCAAACAATGAGGCGGAATATGAGGTCATCCTATCCGGATTGAACCTTGCAACCACTTTGAACGCCTCAAAAGTCAAAATCCACAGCGACTCCCAGCTTGTTGTGGGCCAAATACTAAAAGAGTATGAAACCAAGGATGAGCGCATGGCCAAATACTCATTGAGAGTACAAGAATCACTCAATCGGTTGGAAGAATGGATCATTGagaaaatcccaaggggggaTAATGTGCAGGCCGACGCCTTGGCGGGAATAGCTGCATCATTTCCCGTGAAAGAGTCAACAATGCTACCGGTATACCTTCAAATCACTCCCACCATTGCTGAACCAAACGTCTACAATATAAgcccaaaggaagatgattGGGTGGTTGACATCAGAATCTACCTACAAATGGGGGCAGTGCCTGAAAATCCTAAGCATGCACACAAAATTCAGATACAAGCATCCCGCTTTACCCTGATCGGAGATGATCTCTACAGACGATCCTTCGGAGGTCCGTACCTTAGATGTTTGGTCCAGCCGGAAATTCAGTATGTCCTATCCGAACTTCATGAAGGCATTTGCGGCAACCACTCAGGGAGCAGAACCCTAGCACACCGGGAGCATTCGTAA